In Candidatus Saccharibacteria bacterium oral taxon 488, a single window of DNA contains:
- a CDS encoding DUF4325 domain-containing protein, translated as MLVVLRRIHLKACQLQYTTGRFVLSNRIKISVSDFTTLPGARYKSDGDGSAEEFFDSYIKQYLNDKELILIDFDNTWGYASSFLSELALEISQQCKQDGLDVREKIEIKSDDEPGLTERFWGYIDESADINS; from the coding sequence ATATTGGTAGTATTGAGAAGGATTCATCTGAAAGCCTGTCAGCTACAATATACTACTGGGAGGTTTGTGTTGAGTAATAGAATAAAAATAAGCGTTAGCGACTTCACAACCCTACCGGGCGCCAGATATAAAAGCGACGGTGACGGTTCTGCTGAGGAGTTTTTTGATAGTTATATTAAACAATACCTCAATGATAAAGAACTTATACTTATTGATTTCGACAATACTTGGGGGTACGCATCTTCATTTCTATCAGAGCTTGCATTAGAGATATCACAACAGTGCAAACAGGACGGTCTAGATGTACGAGAAAAGATAGAAATCAAAAGCGATGACGAGCCTGGATTAACAGAGAGGTTCTGGGGCTATATTGATGAGAGTGCCGATATCAACAGTTAA
- a CDS encoding helix-turn-helix transcriptional regulator, producing MAKCTRKISSDIISNILFRKWTLSIVQTLGGDTRRYSELHRSLPDVTQKVLTEHLRALERAGIVRRFFYPTIPPRVEYQLTDMGLDLLELTKHISVWCDSHYSEVRKHQKEYDRKDRHVEFSS from the coding sequence ATGGCAAAGTGTACGAGAAAAATATCATCCGATATAATATCAAACATCCTGTTTCGTAAATGGACACTTTCGATCGTCCAAACACTTGGAGGTGACACAAGGCGATACTCAGAGTTACACCGCTCTCTTCCGGATGTTACTCAAAAAGTTTTAACTGAGCATTTAAGAGCCCTTGAGCGCGCCGGCATCGTCCGGCGCTTTTTCTATCCAACCATTCCGCCACGAGTTGAGTATCAATTAACAGACATGGGCCTTGATCTATTGGAACTCACGAAGCATATTTCGGTATGGTGTGATTCTCACTATAGCGAGGTGCGTAAACATCAAAAGGAATATGACAGAAAAGATCGTCACGTAGAGTTTAGCTCATAG
- a CDS encoding GNAT family N-acetyltransferase produces the protein MTIRPFHPKDRAAVDQLAIKLHAHFAQVDNTAESLPFASPRDAHGYMQRMIDDSENMNGAMYVAEENGQVIGFVQGVIIDHQPGRDAVFDAVHTPRKDGWIGLLYVEPEQRGSGIGRALMDEMKRYFQSKNCDTLRLKVLSGNQRAIVFYEKYGLTAREVEMVTKLR, from the coding sequence ATGACAATCCGCCCCTTCCATCCCAAAGACCGCGCTGCAGTCGATCAGTTGGCGATCAAACTGCACGCGCATTTCGCGCAGGTTGATAACACGGCGGAGTCGCTGCCGTTCGCTAGCCCGCGAGACGCGCACGGCTACATGCAGCGGATGATTGACGATAGCGAGAATATGAACGGCGCGATGTATGTTGCCGAGGAGAATGGCCAGGTGATCGGCTTTGTTCAAGGCGTGATTATCGATCATCAACCTGGTCGGGACGCCGTTTTCGATGCGGTGCATACGCCGCGAAAAGACGGCTGGATCGGACTGCTCTATGTCGAGCCAGAACAGCGCGGCAGTGGTATCGGGCGAGCCTTGATGGATGAAATGAAGCGTTATTTCCAGAGTAAAAATTGCGATACCTTGCGGCTAAAAGTACTGAGCGGCAACCAGCGCGCCATAGTGTTCTATGAAAAATATGGTCTTACGGCCCGCGAAGTGGAAATGGTAACAAAACTACGGTAG
- a CDS encoding ABC transporter ATP-binding protein — protein MAREILTIEHLSKTYGSGDSATHALKDVSFSIRHGDFLMITGRNGSGKSTFMHQVAMLDRPDSGTIWFDGRGDETPAIEITQLPEKQQIELRLRQVGYIFQEYALIRELTALENVMLPRLMWCSAKIAKQKALQELDRVGLKDRARHLPSQLSGGEQQRVAIARALVNEPHIIFADEPTANLDTVASKNVMETLKEINASGITLVMISHEADELAYAKRQIVFENGKLKGERRPAAGRLL, from the coding sequence ATGGCCCGCGAAATTCTTACCATTGAGCATCTCAGCAAGACGTACGGCTCGGGTGATAGCGCCACGCATGCGCTCAAGGACGTCAGTTTTTCGATTCGTCACGGCGATTTTCTGATGATCACAGGGCGCAACGGTTCGGGCAAATCGACCTTTATGCATCAGGTGGCGATGTTGGATCGCCCCGATAGCGGCACAATCTGGTTTGATGGTAGGGGTGACGAGACACCAGCGATAGAGATCACTCAGCTGCCAGAAAAACAGCAAATTGAACTGCGCCTGCGCCAAGTTGGCTATATTTTTCAAGAGTACGCCCTGATTCGTGAGCTCACCGCCCTAGAAAACGTCATGTTACCGCGGCTGATGTGGTGCTCGGCGAAGATTGCTAAGCAAAAAGCCCTGCAAGAACTAGATCGTGTTGGTCTAAAGGACAGAGCGCGCCACCTACCATCGCAATTATCTGGCGGCGAACAGCAGCGCGTGGCGATTGCCCGGGCGCTGGTCAATGAGCCGCACATTATCTTTGCCGACGAGCCGACGGCTAACCTAGATACGGTTGCCTCAAAGAATGTTATGGAAACGTTGAAAGAAATTAACGCCAGCGGCATAACCTTGGTGATGATCTCGCATGAAGCTGATGAGCTAGCCTACGCCAAGCGGCAAATCGTGTTTGAAAACGGCAAACTAAAAGGCGAGCGTCGGCCTGCAGCCGGGAGGCTACTATGA
- a CDS encoding ABC transporter permease: protein MIKLTDVGVLAFTKLRARKLRTFLTVLLASMLFGVLIAASLVTHGLFQSIDSFRKEGLTSRYIVSVLNTPPSADEFYKTIRDPGLVAKAKKRYESLVTQKTTEAKRLGLEYSHVNDRPPYTQTSDGSTQLSINDPNGITLQLLKEKYSSTPAFDEAKLSQLAKQYGAIKTFTEESYAIKKRSSLSPLIDGKEVFHDSSNEAEVNTHYDVKPPINTSGITLAPPETTKGIVLPDNAGWRPDGSSLPVILPQNVIEQLLKLEKLPASASAAEKFERLKIIRDNIAKLSFKMCYRNSVSQSLIQKTLQQKKEIAANQNNKNYQKPSLLYNLPDPTKCENAAITHDTRTVEEKKREVNQRLFDAKFGKETVAISKFITFKVVGMSPSSEVLNPEQEQQREKSRTTNDILAEMLRTEGIGQAIPRTLYNQLPDKTDYADLLTYEPLYLMGNEDNKRRFVEFASASDAQKFIDEQGCTVQYDNSCKPIGRPYQASLAFSNSAALDDMQNMFKKWSVYVMIGVVTLAALIMWITIGRTIVDGRHETAVFRAIGFKRIDIVLVYMLYAIILSTLVAVFAGIIGFTGAYILDNQFAPQLTAQAQYGFGAISSNNSIRLVGIDLQQILFILLACILTGLLSVVPPLVRNIRRSPISDMRES from the coding sequence ATGATCAAGCTAACTGACGTTGGAGTATTGGCTTTCACGAAGCTCCGTGCTCGTAAATTACGGACGTTCCTTACTGTCTTATTGGCAAGTATGTTGTTTGGTGTTTTAATTGCTGCTTCGCTCGTTACTCATGGGTTATTTCAGAGCATTGACTCGTTTCGCAAAGAGGGGCTAACGAGTCGTTACATTGTTAGCGTGCTAAATACCCCTCCCAGCGCAGACGAATTCTATAAAACTATTCGTGATCCCGGATTGGTTGCTAAAGCAAAAAAACGGTATGAATCATTGGTCACACAAAAAACTACTGAAGCAAAACGTCTGGGTTTAGAGTATTCTCATGTCAACGATCGGCCGCCATATACGCAAACATCTGATGGTTCTACACAACTATCTATTAATGATCCAAATGGTATCACGCTTCAGCTATTAAAAGAAAAATATAGCAGTACGCCAGCTTTTGACGAGGCAAAATTGTCACAACTCGCCAAGCAGTACGGCGCAATTAAAACTTTTACCGAAGAATCGTATGCTATCAAAAAGAGATCGTCATTGTCCCCTCTCATTGATGGCAAGGAGGTGTTTCACGACTCTTCAAACGAAGCAGAAGTGAATACTCATTATGATGTAAAACCCCCGATTAACACTTCAGGCATAACTCTGGCACCCCCTGAAACGACAAAAGGGATCGTACTACCTGATAATGCAGGTTGGAGACCTGATGGATCAAGCTTACCAGTTATTCTGCCACAAAATGTTATTGAGCAGCTATTAAAATTAGAGAAATTACCAGCAAGTGCTAGTGCCGCTGAAAAATTTGAACGTCTCAAAATTATCCGCGACAACATTGCCAAATTAAGTTTCAAAATGTGCTATCGAAACAGTGTTTCACAGTCATTGATACAAAAAACATTACAACAAAAGAAAGAAATTGCCGCCAACCAAAACAACAAAAATTATCAAAAACCAAGCTTGTTGTACAACCTACCCGATCCTACGAAATGTGAAAATGCTGCTATCACCCATGACACGCGTACAGTTGAAGAGAAAAAACGGGAAGTAAATCAAAGACTTTTTGACGCAAAATTTGGCAAAGAAACGGTGGCCATTAGCAAATTTATCACTTTCAAGGTGGTTGGAATGTCACCTAGTAGTGAGGTGCTCAATCCAGAACAAGAACAACAACGTGAAAAGTCCCGCACTACCAACGACATACTTGCTGAGATGCTACGTACAGAGGGAATTGGACAAGCCATACCGCGTACACTATACAACCAGCTGCCCGACAAAACTGACTATGCTGACTTATTAACCTACGAGCCCCTCTATCTAATGGGTAATGAGGATAATAAGCGTCGTTTTGTCGAATTTGCTAGCGCCAGTGACGCACAGAAGTTCATCGACGAACAGGGTTGTACAGTTCAATACGATAACTCGTGTAAGCCAATTGGCCGGCCGTACCAAGCTAGCCTAGCATTTAGTAATAGCGCCGCACTAGACGATATGCAAAATATGTTTAAGAAGTGGTCGGTCTACGTTATGATAGGTGTCGTAACGCTGGCGGCACTCATTATGTGGATTACGATCGGCCGTACAATTGTTGATGGCAGACATGAAACAGCAGTATTCCGAGCTATTGGTTTTAAGAGAATTGATATTGTACTCGTATATATGCTTTACGCGATAATTTTATCCACTTTAGTAGCTGTATTTGCTGGTATCATCGGCTTCACGGGTGCATATATACTGGATAATCAATTCGCACCACAACTTACAGCGCAGGCCCAATATGGATTTGGTGCAATTAGCTCAAATAATAGTATACGTCTCGTCGGTATAGATCTACAACAAATACTCTTCATCTTACTAGCGTGTATTCTCACTGGTCTACTTAGCGTTGTGCCGCCGCTCGTACGTAATATACGTCGCAGCCCAATTAGCGACATGCGAGAGTCTTAG
- a CDS encoding ABC transporter permease: MSQSHKTQEAQTPRQPKNNLWREFLLGWRLMRQYIVRGRKWTLGLTTLLVAVAFINLAFISSLLAGVTSAIESQIKNLMVGEAYIDVKKPGEYITNVDDKLAEIKRIDGVTAADKILAVPAVLGYNDDKQVQARINVVNPRDFRQTLEVANRVSDGTFLTGDDEIVLGSRLLERGSLEGVKVGDRVTINVNGKKVDVKVGGITSTKFYNADIQAYISRGLWRKLTSGMPSRLAAGENDASMIVVRTSRGKEASVQRALTDLNYPGLRVHDWRDGATVMDTITGSFQSLNAIMLIVGIIIAAVTIFIVIYVDIINKRRQIGIQRAIGVKPRVIVFSYVLLALFYAVCGIAVGLVIFLGGLVPYVVAHPFSLPIADVTLNISWWELLFRAEVVLVVAIISGAIPAIMASRMKMLEAILGKG; encoded by the coding sequence ATGAGCCAGTCTCACAAAACGCAGGAAGCGCAAACGCCGCGCCAGCCCAAGAACAACCTGTGGCGCGAGTTCTTGCTGGGTTGGCGATTGATGCGGCAGTACATCGTGCGCGGCCGTAAGTGGACACTGGGCCTGACGACGCTGCTGGTGGCGGTGGCATTCATCAATCTAGCCTTTATATCGTCGCTGCTAGCTGGCGTCACCTCGGCGATTGAATCGCAGATCAAGAATCTGATGGTCGGCGAAGCCTATATCGATGTCAAAAAGCCCGGCGAGTACATCACCAACGTTGATGATAAGCTGGCCGAGATCAAACGCATTGACGGCGTGACGGCGGCCGACAAAATCCTGGCTGTGCCGGCAGTATTAGGATATAACGATGACAAGCAAGTACAGGCTCGGATCAATGTCGTTAATCCGCGAGACTTTCGCCAAACCCTGGAGGTCGCTAACCGCGTGTCGGACGGAACGTTTTTGACGGGCGACGACGAGATCGTGCTGGGCAGCCGGTTGCTCGAGAGAGGTTCGCTTGAGGGGGTTAAAGTTGGCGATCGGGTAACGATAAATGTTAACGGTAAAAAGGTCGACGTTAAGGTCGGCGGTATTACCTCGACGAAGTTCTATAATGCAGATATTCAAGCGTACATCTCGCGCGGTTTATGGCGCAAGCTCACCAGCGGCATGCCGAGCCGTTTGGCAGCTGGCGAGAACGATGCCAGTATGATCGTCGTGCGCACCAGCCGCGGCAAGGAGGCGTCGGTGCAACGAGCACTTACTGACCTGAACTATCCGGGCCTGCGCGTTCACGATTGGCGCGACGGAGCGACGGTTATGGATACGATTACCGGTAGTTTTCAGTCGCTCAACGCCATTATGCTGATAGTCGGCATTATCATTGCGGCGGTGACGATCTTCATCGTGATTTATGTTGACATCATCAACAAGCGGCGGCAAATCGGCATTCAGCGGGCAATTGGCGTCAAGCCGCGAGTGATCGTCTTTAGCTACGTTCTACTAGCGCTATTTTATGCGGTGTGCGGTATAGCGGTCGGCTTGGTAATTTTCCTCGGTGGACTAGTGCCATATGTAGTGGCGCATCCGTTCAGTCTGCCAATTGCTGACGTGACACTCAACATATCGTGGTGGGAATTGCTATTCCGTGCCGAGGTTGTGCTAGTAGTCGCCATTATCAGCGGTGCCATCCCCGCCATCATGGCCTCGCGAATGAAGATGCTCGAGGCGATTTTAGGGAAGGGCTGA
- a CDS encoding ABC transporter ATP-binding protein, translating into MEDNNINTMITRHGGGSTDPDSDKSIIIRTTDMVKEYKIGKQKIRAVDSVSLEVSKGEFIALVGVSGSGKSTLLHLLGGLDKATSGEVVVNGQEIRKMSDRRLSQFRNQTIGFVFQSFYLQPFLTLRRNIEVASMPQRMKRAERKQRIEELARQVGLYDRLNHRPRELSGGQIQRAAIARALLNRPAIILADEPTGNLDSANSHDIIQLFQQIREQYGTTVIIATHDTEVAAQADRVITLKDGRLYDQAN; encoded by the coding sequence ATGGAAGATAATAATATAAATACTATGATTACACGGCATGGCGGGGGGAGCACGGATCCAGATAGCGATAAATCAATTATCATTAGAACTACGGATATGGTCAAAGAATACAAAATTGGTAAACAAAAAATCAGGGCCGTTGATAGTGTTTCTCTGGAGGTTAGTAAAGGCGAATTCATTGCTCTTGTTGGCGTGAGTGGCAGTGGTAAGAGTACCCTACTGCATTTACTGGGCGGATTAGACAAAGCTACCTCTGGCGAGGTTGTCGTCAATGGTCAAGAAATTCGTAAGATGAGTGACCGTCGATTGTCACAATTTCGTAACCAAACCATTGGATTTGTTTTTCAGTCATTTTATTTACAACCGTTTTTGACATTGCGTCGTAATATTGAAGTCGCCTCAATGCCACAGCGCATGAAACGCGCGGAGCGTAAACAGCGCATTGAAGAATTAGCACGGCAAGTTGGCTTATATGATCGACTAAATCATCGTCCACGTGAACTTTCGGGTGGGCAGATTCAGCGTGCCGCCATTGCTCGAGCGCTGCTCAATAGACCTGCTATCATCTTGGCTGATGAGCCGACTGGCAATCTCGACTCTGCAAATAGTCATGATATAATCCAACTATTTCAGCAGATTCGAGAACAATATGGTACGACGGTAATTATCGCTACACATGATACTGAAGTCGCAGCTCAGGCTGACCGTGTCATTACACTAAAGGACGGGAGGCTTTATGATCAAGCTAACTGA
- a CDS encoding CHAP domain-containing protein — translation MINSPVSIFGVDSSFRPKRILTLIIAIIGFILLMPMVAIFSLGLPVLSFLANAPSAKAAEERGFYNGGAMPDNIYAWGNCTWWSYAMRKWAGSPIPNNWGNANTWDDYARRDGYIVNHTPAAGAIFQTDAGGYGYGHVAYVIAVNQISGEWKISEMNAKGLNVVSQRTFTKEAASSYNFIHNKPGVQQWNPQPITLPPPYGLGR, via the coding sequence ATGATAAATAGCCCCGTTTCAATATTTGGAGTTGATAGTAGTTTTCGACCCAAGAGAATTCTCACGCTCATCATAGCGATTATTGGTTTTATCCTGCTAATGCCAATGGTTGCTATCTTTTCTCTTGGCCTTCCGGTACTGAGTTTCCTAGCGAATGCACCGAGTGCAAAGGCGGCTGAAGAGCGCGGATTTTATAATGGTGGGGCAATGCCTGACAATATCTACGCCTGGGGCAATTGTACCTGGTGGTCGTACGCCATGCGTAAATGGGCCGGTAGTCCAATTCCAAACAACTGGGGTAATGCAAATACATGGGACGACTATGCACGACGTGATGGTTATATAGTTAACCATACACCGGCGGCTGGTGCAATATTCCAAACTGATGCTGGTGGTTATGGCTACGGACACGTAGCCTATGTTATAGCGGTTAATCAAATCAGTGGCGAATGGAAAATTTCTGAGATGAATGCTAAAGGACTTAATGTTGTCTCTCAGCGCACTTTCACAAAAGAAGCTGCCAGCTCGTATAATTTTATACATAACAAACCAGGAGTACAGCAGTGGAATCCACAGCCGATTACGTTGCCACCACCTTACGGGTTGGGTCGATAG
- a CDS encoding DUF87 domain-containing protein — protein MEQNTMIKNGKLSINPKQLASSLYAPILRRKQQRAARKKELDIMFGEQDMLDTLSYAGLEENVDHLCIDGTYIRTLYISGYPFVASSDWMDSLINFNHNIDISYHLHEVNAHLALPKLNRKITELESTRRAIMREGRIIGSEIIDPLESAIDLRDKIQRGQEKLFQMAIYVAIRAENKEELDKTTKLLEANLSTRLFYSKVARYQQLEALQSILPRAEDQLAQKRNLDSSSAALAFPFMSSELVQESGILYGINKSNNSLVILDRFSLHNANSITFAQSGAGKSYATKVEILRQLMQGTRVIVIDPEREYRRLTDSVDGTYIKLSAKSKQKINPFDLATTCHEIEDLSEHTQDLMDVISLMAEGLTAREKAATDKAIIKVYRQTKKQQPLLEDLYAELRKLGQLKLCEKLEKYISGSLADVFNAQTNVKLDNRLVIFDIKDLPENLRQIMMLIISNFVKNQVMAKPEKRLLVIDEGWILLQHEESARFVAGLVRRARKYYLGVSIISQQANDFLKNEYGRAIASQSALRILMRQDTTTIKGVVNEFNLSEYEQSFLLTCERGDALLIADQNHVAVKIVAADKEHPLITTDPRELYS, from the coding sequence ATGGAGCAAAATACGATGATCAAGAACGGTAAGCTCTCAATAAATCCTAAGCAACTCGCGAGTTCGCTATATGCGCCTATCTTACGTCGTAAGCAGCAAAGAGCCGCTCGAAAAAAGGAGCTAGATATTATGTTCGGCGAGCAGGACATGCTTGATACGCTATCGTATGCTGGGCTAGAGGAGAATGTTGACCACCTTTGCATTGATGGCACATACATCCGTACATTGTATATTTCAGGCTATCCATTTGTGGCCAGTTCCGACTGGATGGATAGCCTGATTAACTTTAATCACAACATTGACATCAGCTACCACCTGCACGAGGTTAATGCGCATTTGGCGCTGCCAAAACTAAACCGTAAAATTACAGAGCTAGAGTCGACACGCCGTGCCATAATGCGTGAAGGACGAATTATTGGCTCGGAAATAATAGACCCCCTTGAGTCGGCGATTGATCTTCGTGATAAGATTCAGCGTGGCCAGGAAAAGTTATTCCAGATGGCAATTTATGTAGCAATTCGTGCTGAGAACAAAGAAGAATTAGACAAAACAACAAAGCTCCTAGAGGCAAATTTATCAACTCGCTTATTTTATTCCAAAGTTGCACGCTACCAGCAGCTTGAAGCACTGCAGTCGATTCTACCACGTGCAGAAGACCAACTGGCTCAAAAACGTAATCTTGACAGTTCAAGTGCGGCTTTAGCTTTTCCGTTTATGTCTTCAGAGTTAGTGCAGGAATCTGGTATCCTTTACGGGATTAATAAGTCAAACAACTCACTCGTCATTCTAGACCGGTTTAGCCTACATAATGCAAATTCAATCACCTTTGCTCAGTCCGGTGCCGGCAAGAGCTACGCTACCAAAGTCGAGATTTTACGACAACTCATGCAGGGGACTCGTGTTATCGTAATCGATCCGGAGCGTGAATACAGGCGACTAACCGACTCTGTAGACGGTACGTATATCAAGCTATCGGCCAAAAGCAAGCAAAAAATCAATCCTTTTGACTTGGCCACGACATGTCATGAAATAGAAGATTTATCTGAGCACACACAAGATCTTATGGATGTCATTAGCCTCATGGCCGAAGGTTTAACGGCACGCGAAAAGGCAGCTACCGATAAAGCAATCATTAAGGTATATCGACAGACTAAAAAGCAGCAGCCATTACTTGAGGATTTATATGCCGAGCTACGAAAACTGGGACAGCTAAAGTTATGTGAGAAATTAGAAAAATACATCTCTGGATCATTGGCGGATGTATTCAATGCGCAAACCAATGTTAAACTTGATAACCGCCTCGTTATCTTTGATATAAAAGATCTTCCAGAAAATTTACGTCAGATTATGATGCTAATCATATCTAACTTTGTAAAGAATCAGGTTATGGCAAAACCTGAAAAGCGCCTGCTGGTTATTGATGAGGGCTGGATTTTACTGCAGCACGAGGAGTCTGCGCGATTTGTGGCAGGATTGGTGCGTCGAGCACGTAAATATTACTTGGGAGTTTCGATTATCTCTCAGCAAGCAAACGATTTCCTAAAAAATGAATATGGCAGGGCGATTGCCTCACAAAGTGCCTTACGCATCTTAATGAGACAAGATACAACTACTATCAAAGGCGTTGTTAACGAGTTTAATCTCAGTGAGTACGAGCAAAGCTTTTTACTAACATGTGAGCGTGGCGATGCGCTGCTCATTGCTGACCAGAATCATGTTGCTGTTAAAATTGTCGCAGCGGACAAAGAGCACCCGCTTATCACGACCGATCCACGGGAGCTGTATTCATGA